In a single window of the Pontibacter russatus genome:
- a CDS encoding GtrA family protein: MNESLQSLFFKFLKFGVVGLSGLLLDFGVTYIAKEQLRWNKYIANSLGFLLASGSNYYLNRTWTFHSLDPGIGWQFSKFLFVAAVGLLLNNLIVYLLTERARLSFYIAKFVAVVLVFLWNFSVNYIYTFTR, translated from the coding sequence ATGAATGAAAGCCTGCAGAGCCTCTTCTTTAAGTTTCTTAAATTTGGCGTGGTGGGCTTATCAGGCCTATTGCTGGACTTCGGCGTTACCTATATTGCCAAGGAGCAACTGCGCTGGAACAAGTACATCGCCAACAGCCTGGGCTTCCTGCTGGCCAGCGGCAGCAACTACTACCTCAACCGCACCTGGACCTTCCACAGTCTGGATCCCGGGATTGGCTGGCAGTTCTCAAAGTTTCTTTTCGTGGCGGCGGTCGGGCTGCTGCTCAACAACCTCATCGTGTACCTGCTCACGGAGCGCGCCCGGCTCAGCTTCTATATCGCCAAGTTCGTGGCGGTGGTGCTGGTCTTCCTCTGGAATTTCTCTGTCAACTATATATACACTTTCACGCGGTAG
- a CDS encoding MBOAT family O-acyltransferase, translated as MLFNSLDFLVFFPTVAALYFLLPYRLRWVLLLIASYTFYMFWRVDYAIILVISTLIDYVCSRMMDRYAESERAKRKPWLWLSLLSNLGILFTFKYYNFFNEAAADLARLLDVPYAAPAFELLLPMGISFYTFQTMSYTIDVYYGRIKAEKHLGIFALFVTFFPQLVAGPIERAGNLLGQLKEKHDFNYQNAANGLKLMAWGLFKKIVIADRLAVMVNHVYNNPTDYEGIPLIIGTVFFAFQIYCDFSGYSDIAIGAAQVMGFRLMENFRRPYFSKSIREFWARWHISLSTWFRDYLYIPLGGNRVVKWRWYYNLFIVFLVSGIWHGANWTFVVWGALHGFYLVFAELTKRRRNAAVDALGLAGRPQTYKVAQIGTTFALVCLAWVFFRANTIGDAWYITTHLFSGLAETAQAIVTNEDGARGNLLYLGQSREIFTIGLLAILVLMLVELAQRSGSLRLAISSYPFPVRVAAYNILIASILLFGSFSESEFIYFQF; from the coding sequence ATGCTTTTTAATTCACTTGATTTCCTTGTCTTTTTCCCGACGGTTGCAGCACTCTACTTCCTGCTGCCCTACCGTCTCCGGTGGGTGCTGCTGCTCATTGCCAGCTATACCTTCTACATGTTCTGGCGGGTGGACTACGCCATCATCCTGGTCATCTCCACCCTGATTGACTACGTGTGCAGCCGGATGATGGACAGGTACGCAGAATCAGAAAGGGCAAAGCGCAAGCCCTGGCTTTGGCTGAGCCTGCTTTCCAACCTGGGCATCTTGTTTACTTTCAAGTATTATAATTTCTTTAACGAGGCCGCTGCCGACCTTGCGCGTTTGCTGGACGTGCCGTACGCGGCACCCGCCTTTGAGCTGCTGCTGCCCATGGGCATCTCGTTTTACACCTTCCAGACGATGAGCTACACCATTGATGTGTATTATGGCAGGATAAAGGCGGAGAAGCACCTGGGCATCTTTGCCCTGTTTGTCACCTTCTTCCCGCAGCTGGTGGCCGGGCCGATTGAGCGGGCAGGGAACCTGCTGGGCCAGCTGAAGGAGAAGCATGACTTCAATTACCAGAATGCAGCTAATGGCCTCAAATTGATGGCCTGGGGCTTGTTCAAGAAAATCGTTATTGCCGATCGCCTTGCGGTGATGGTAAACCATGTGTACAATAACCCGACAGATTATGAGGGCATTCCGCTCATCATCGGCACCGTTTTCTTCGCTTTCCAGATTTACTGCGACTTCTCGGGTTACTCTGACATCGCCATCGGGGCGGCGCAGGTGATGGGCTTTCGGCTGATGGAGAACTTCCGCAGGCCCTACTTCTCCAAGTCCATCCGGGAATTCTGGGCGCGCTGGCACATCTCGCTCTCCACCTGGTTCCGCGACTATTTATATATCCCCCTGGGCGGCAATCGCGTGGTGAAGTGGCGCTGGTACTACAACCTGTTTATCGTGTTCCTGGTGAGCGGGATATGGCACGGGGCCAACTGGACTTTCGTGGTGTGGGGGGCGTTGCATGGGTTTTACTTGGTGTTTGCGGAGCTGACGAAGAGAAGACGCAACGCAGCCGTGGACGCCCTCGGGCTGGCTGGCCGGCCACAGACCTACAAGGTCGCCCAGATAGGCACCACATTCGCCCTGGTTTGCCTGGCATGGGTGTTTTTCAGAGCAAACACAATCGGAGACGCCTGGTATATAACAACGCACCTTTTTAGCGGACTGGCAGAAACTGCACAGGCCATCGTAACAAACGAAGACGGCGCACGGGGCAATCTGCTTTACCTGGGGCAAAGCAGAGAAATCTTCACGATAGGTTTGCTGGCCATTTTGGTGCTCATGCTGGTGGAACTTGCGCAGCGGAGCGGGAGCCTGCGCCTTGCGATTTCCAGCTATCCCTTCCCGGTGCGCGTGGCAGCTTATAACATCCTCATCGCTTCAATCCTGCTGTTTGGCAGTTTCTCCGAATCAGAATTTATATACTTTCAGTTTTAA
- a CDS encoding DUF1574 family protein — MKKLFFFRGFIVIATTFIFYSLVSFLYLGVLPTESNSFRNWIPNLLNTAGGYGYTLLRLNEAEKATDVDMLFIGSSQVNRGFDVRIFEKNGLEAFNLGTSAQTLFNSYYLLKEYLPTLKPEYVVLDLYWGVAKNDGIEPAIDILSNSDLDQSTLQMVLDLENGTVYNSLFAAYITRLQTPLHEIRQQKFEEFRYVSGGYTESLSTQNELDKEELADIEYQKATIHDLQLAYLQKIIRLCKSHNKKLIFVMTPVTKEYKRKVVNYSSYTSTIARIARENNIPYFDYNERKELSLISSTDFSDMNHLSQSGAEKFDKLFISDLKSSGILNHSLTIQPKQDKQPYAPL, encoded by the coding sequence ATGAAAAAGTTATTCTTCTTCAGAGGGTTTATCGTAATCGCGACAACATTTATCTTCTATTCCCTCGTCTCATTCCTTTACCTGGGCGTGCTGCCTACAGAGTCGAATAGCTTCAGAAACTGGATCCCCAACCTGTTGAACACCGCTGGTGGCTATGGCTATACCCTGTTGCGGTTAAATGAGGCAGAAAAAGCGACTGACGTGGACATGCTTTTTATCGGGTCGTCTCAGGTAAACAGGGGCTTTGACGTGCGCATTTTTGAAAAAAACGGCCTGGAGGCCTTCAACCTGGGCACATCCGCCCAAACCCTCTTTAATTCCTATTACCTGTTAAAGGAGTACCTGCCAACCCTCAAACCTGAGTATGTGGTGCTGGATCTTTATTGGGGGGTGGCAAAGAACGATGGCATAGAGCCTGCTATTGATATACTATCTAATTCGGACCTGGATCAGAGCACACTTCAAATGGTGCTTGACCTGGAAAACGGAACAGTTTACAACAGTCTGTTCGCAGCCTATATTACGAGGCTGCAAACTCCGCTCCATGAAATCAGGCAGCAGAAATTCGAGGAGTTCAGATACGTTTCCGGCGGCTACACAGAGTCGCTCTCAACTCAGAATGAACTGGATAAGGAAGAGCTTGCGGATATAGAGTATCAGAAAGCCACGATTCATGACCTTCAGCTAGCGTACCTGCAAAAGATCATCAGGCTCTGTAAATCCCACAACAAGAAGCTGATATTTGTCATGACCCCCGTTACAAAGGAGTATAAGCGCAAGGTAGTAAACTACAGCAGCTATACGAGCACTATCGCCAGAATCGCCAGGGAGAACAACATTCCTTACTTCGACTACAACGAGCGGAAAGAACTTTCCCTCATATCCTCTACCGACTTCTCAGACATGAACCACTTATCCCAGAGCGGGGCTGAGAAGTTCGATAAATTATTTATAAGCGATTTAAAATCTTCAGGCATCCTGAACCACAGCTTGACCATCCAGCCTAAGCAGGACAAACAGCCCTATGCCCCGCTATAA
- a CDS encoding nucleoside deaminase: protein MATDFLSIYSDDHFMQQAYTQAKQAYAEGEVPIGAVIVANNRIIAKAYNQTEKLNDVTAHAEMLAFTAAAEYLGNKYLHDCTLYVTVEPCVMCAGASFWAQLKRVVFGTSEPKRGYRRVGNLLHPKTEMVSGIMAQECADLMAAFFAAKRN from the coding sequence ATGGCCACAGACTTCCTATCCATCTACAGCGACGACCACTTTATGCAGCAGGCCTACACGCAGGCAAAACAGGCCTACGCCGAAGGCGAGGTGCCCATCGGTGCAGTCATCGTCGCCAATAACCGCATCATCGCCAAGGCCTATAACCAGACCGAGAAACTGAACGACGTGACGGCGCACGCCGAGATGCTGGCCTTTACGGCCGCCGCCGAGTACCTGGGCAACAAATACCTCCACGACTGCACCCTGTACGTGACCGTGGAGCCCTGTGTGATGTGCGCCGGCGCCAGCTTCTGGGCGCAGCTCAAGCGGGTGGTGTTCGGAACATCTGAGCCCAAGCGCGGTTATAGACGTGTAGGGAATCTGCTGCACCCCAAAACAGAGATGGTGAGCGGCATCATGGCGCAGGAGTGCGCCGACCTGATGGCCGCTTTCTTTGCGGCTAAAAGAAATTAA
- a CDS encoding superoxide dismutase yields the protein MAFELPKLPYAYDALEPHIDARTMEIHHTKHHQAYTTNLNNAIKGTELENKSIEEILRNVDGNTAVRNNGGGYYNHNLFWTILSPNGGGKPSGELADAIDSAFGSFDAFKEEFNKAAATRFGSGWAWLCVDGGKLTICSTANQDSPIMNVDQACDGQPILGLDVWEHAYYLNYQNRRPDYINAFWNVVNWEEVTRRYNEAK from the coding sequence ATGGCTTTCGAACTTCCGAAACTACCTTACGCGTACGACGCCCTGGAGCCGCACATCGATGCGCGCACTATGGAAATCCATCATACCAAGCACCACCAAGCCTATACCACCAACCTGAACAACGCCATCAAGGGCACTGAGCTGGAGAACAAGTCCATCGAGGAGATCCTGCGGAACGTGGATGGCAACACGGCTGTCCGCAACAACGGCGGCGGCTACTACAACCACAACCTGTTTTGGACCATCCTTTCGCCGAACGGCGGCGGGAAGCCCTCCGGCGAGCTGGCCGATGCCATCGACAGCGCCTTCGGCTCGTTTGACGCCTTCAAGGAGGAATTCAACAAGGCAGCGGCCACGCGCTTCGGCTCCGGCTGGGCCTGGCTGTGCGTAGACGGCGGCAAGCTGACGATTTGCTCCACTGCCAATCAGGACTCGCCCATCATGAACGTGGACCAGGCCTGTGACGGACAGCCGATCCTGGGCCTTGACGTGTGGGAGCACGCTTATTACCTGAACTACCAGAACCGCCGCCCGGACTACATCAATGCTTTCTGGAACGTTGTGAACTGGGAGGAGGTAACGCGCCGCTACAACGAAGCGAAGTAA